A region of Streptomyces halobius DNA encodes the following proteins:
- a CDS encoding 8-oxoguanine deaminase, with the protein MAAPAAHDSAIERIVIENCAIATVDANNTEYATGHIVVAGNVIESVGAGKAPEGLANVVRRVDGTGHLVTPGLINTHHHFYQWITRGLATDHNLFNWLVALYPTWARIDAQMLAAATQGSLGMMVKGGVTTASDHHYVFPQGSGDLVGAELAAAAEIGARITLARGSMDRSEKDGGLPPDFAVETTEGALLATEEAIDTYHDSSFGSMVHIAAAPCSPFSISTELLREGAALARRKGVRMHTHGSETVEEEKFCHELFGMGPTDYFESTGWLGEDVWMAHCVHMNDSDIAAFARTGTGVAHCPSSNARLAAGIARVPDMLAAGVPVGLGVDGTASNESGELHTELRNALLINRLGAHKEAALNARKALRLGTYGGAQVLGRTAEIGSLEAGKLADLVLWKLDGLGHSSIADPVTALVFGAAAPVTLSLVGGEPVVENSHLTNVDEDAIARNARAEAQRLARIAAEG; encoded by the coding sequence ATGGCAGCACCGGCAGCCCATGACAGCGCGATCGAGCGCATTGTCATCGAGAACTGTGCCATCGCGACCGTCGACGCCAACAACACCGAATACGCCACCGGCCATATCGTCGTCGCCGGGAACGTCATCGAGTCGGTGGGCGCGGGCAAGGCCCCCGAGGGCCTGGCGAACGTCGTCCGCCGAGTCGACGGCACGGGACACCTGGTCACTCCCGGCCTGATCAACACCCACCATCACTTCTACCAGTGGATCACCCGGGGCCTGGCCACCGACCACAACCTGTTCAACTGGCTGGTCGCGCTCTACCCGACCTGGGCCCGGATCGACGCCCAGATGCTCGCCGCGGCCACCCAGGGCTCGCTCGGCATGATGGTCAAGGGCGGCGTCACCACCGCCTCCGACCACCACTACGTCTTCCCCCAGGGCTCCGGGGACCTCGTCGGCGCCGAGCTGGCCGCTGCCGCCGAGATCGGCGCCCGTATCACCCTGGCCCGCGGCTCCATGGACCGCAGCGAGAAGGACGGCGGTCTGCCCCCGGACTTCGCCGTCGAGACCACCGAGGGCGCCCTGCTGGCGACCGAGGAGGCCATCGACACCTACCACGACTCCTCGTTCGGCTCGATGGTGCATATCGCCGCCGCGCCCTGCTCGCCGTTCTCCATCTCCACCGAACTCCTGCGGGAGGGCGCCGCGCTGGCCCGCCGCAAGGGCGTCCGGATGCACACCCACGGCTCGGAGACCGTCGAGGAGGAGAAGTTCTGCCATGAGCTCTTCGGCATGGGCCCCACCGACTACTTCGAGTCCACCGGCTGGCTGGGCGAGGACGTGTGGATGGCGCACTGCGTCCACATGAACGACTCCGACATCGCCGCCTTCGCACGCACCGGCACCGGCGTCGCCCACTGCCCCTCCTCCAACGCCCGTCTGGCCGCCGGCATCGCCCGCGTCCCGGACATGCTCGCGGCCGGCGTCCCGGTCGGCCTCGGCGTGGACGGCACCGCCTCCAACGAGTCCGGCGAACTCCACACCGAGCTGCGCAACGCACTGCTCATCAACCGCCTCGGCGCCCACAAGGAGGCCGCCCTCAACGCCCGCAAGGCGCTGCGGCTCGGCACCTACGGCGGTGCGCAGGTCCTCGGCCGTACCGCCGAGATCGGCTCGCTGGAGGCCGGCAAGCTCGCCGACCTGGTGCTGTGGAAGCTGGACGGCCTCGGCCACTCCTCCATCGCCGACCCGGTCACCGCCCTGGTCTTCGGCGCGGCCGCCCCGGTCACGCTGTCGCTGGTGGGCGGCGAGCCGGTCGTCGAGAACAGCCATCTGACCAACGTCGACGAGGACGCCATCGCGCGGAACGCCCGTGCCGAGGCCCAGCGTCTGGCCCGTATCGCCGCCGAGGGCTGA
- the pucL gene encoding factor-independent urate hydroxylase, translating into MTAHSHPSRPVILGQNQYGKAENRVVKITRDGGTHHIKDLNVSVALSGDLEEVHLSGSNAHCLPTDTTKNTVFAFAKEYGIESAEQFGIHLARHFVTSQEPIKQARIRIEEYAWDRIASSDSNSRFIGADEVNHSFVRKGQETRLTEITYDGEKWQVISGLKDLIVMNSTNSEFWGYIKDKYTTLKEAHDRILATEVSGRWRFNWTDDDQRMPNWERSYEQVKKHMLQAFAETYSLSLQQTLYQMGARVINNRSEIDEIRFSLPNKHHFLVDLEPFGLKNDNEVYYAADRPYGLIEATVLRDGVEARIPVDLTNL; encoded by the coding sequence ATGACTGCCCATTCCCACCCGTCCCGCCCGGTGATTCTCGGCCAGAACCAGTACGGCAAAGCGGAAAACCGTGTTGTCAAGATCACCCGTGATGGCGGCACCCATCACATAAAGGACCTGAACGTCTCGGTCGCGCTCTCCGGCGACCTGGAAGAGGTCCACCTCTCCGGCTCCAACGCCCACTGCCTGCCGACCGACACGACCAAGAACACCGTGTTCGCCTTCGCCAAGGAATACGGGATCGAGTCGGCCGAACAGTTCGGCATACACCTCGCGCGGCACTTCGTGACCAGCCAGGAGCCGATAAAGCAGGCCCGTATCCGCATCGAGGAGTACGCCTGGGACCGGATAGCCAGCTCCGACAGCAACTCCCGCTTCATCGGCGCGGACGAGGTCAACCACTCCTTCGTCCGCAAGGGCCAGGAGACCCGGCTCACCGAAATCACCTACGACGGTGAGAAGTGGCAGGTCATCTCGGGGCTGAAGGACCTGATCGTGATGAATTCCACCAACTCGGAATTCTGGGGCTACATCAAGGACAAGTACACCACGCTGAAGGAGGCGCACGACCGTATCCTCGCCACCGAGGTATCCGGCCGCTGGCGGTTCAACTGGACCGACGACGACCAGCGGATGCCCAATTGGGAGCGGTCGTACGAGCAGGTCAAGAAGCATATGCTGCAGGCTTTCGCGGAGACCTACAGCCTCTCTCTCCAGCAGACCCTGTACCAAATGGGTGCGCGGGTCATCAACAACCGCTCCGAGATCGACGAGATCCGCTTCTCCCTCCCGAACAAGCACCACTTCCTGGTGGACCTGGAGCCGTTCGGGCTCAAGAACGACAACGAGGTCTACTACGCGGCGGACCGCCCGTACGGCCTGATCGAAGCCACTGTTCTGCGCGACGGTGTCGAAGCCCGGATCCCGGTGGATCTGACCAACCTCTGA
- a CDS encoding hydroxyisourate hydrolase: MSSEKAAPTSVSTHILDTSVGRPAEGVALTLSVRSGRDAAWTAHGASETDADGRCKALPALPEGTTHVRLDFAVEDYFVSNEHRVSNKHCVHHQANQQAEEQQDAPRVRDSGAFFPEVAITFAVNPGEHYHVPLLLNPFGYSVYRGS; the protein is encoded by the coding sequence ATGAGCAGCGAGAAGGCCGCACCGACGTCGGTGTCCACGCACATCCTGGACACCAGCGTGGGCCGCCCCGCGGAGGGCGTCGCCCTCACGCTCTCGGTGCGCTCCGGCCGCGACGCCGCCTGGACCGCCCACGGCGCGTCCGAGACCGATGCCGACGGGCGCTGCAAGGCCCTGCCGGCCCTGCCGGAAGGCACCACCCACGTACGCCTCGACTTCGCCGTCGAGGACTACTTCGTTTCAAACGAACACCGCGTTTCCAACAAGCACTGCGTACACCACCAGGCAAACCAGCAAGCCGAGGAACAGCAGGACGCCCCCCGCGTAAGGGACAGCGGAGCCTTCTTCCCGGAGGTGGCAATCACCTTTGCCGTCAACCCGGGCGAGCACTATCACGTACCGCTGCTGCTCAACCCGTTCGGCTACTCCGTATACCGAGGGAGCTAG
- the uraD gene encoding 2-oxo-4-hydroxy-4-carboxy-5-ureidoimidazoline decarboxylase, with product MSSSSPSPSAEAPKAPAGLSRFNTADDGTAEAALHEVCASRAWGNRILAQRPYATTEALFAASDAAMGELTADDLAEAMAGHPPIGRPKPGDPASAREQRGMAGASDALKAEMLELNLAYQEKFGHVFLICASGRTGEQMRDAIRNRIDNTPEQEREIVRRELGKINRIRLSRIAELAEGDAA from the coding sequence GTGTCTTCGAGTTCACCGAGCCCTTCGGCGGAGGCCCCCAAGGCCCCCGCGGGGCTCTCCCGGTTCAACACCGCCGACGACGGTACGGCCGAGGCCGCGCTGCACGAGGTATGTGCCAGCCGGGCATGGGGGAACAGGATCCTCGCCCAGCGCCCGTACGCCACCACCGAGGCCCTGTTCGCCGCGAGCGACGCCGCCATGGGCGAGCTCACCGCGGACGATCTCGCCGAGGCGATGGCCGGGCACCCGCCGATCGGCCGGCCGAAGCCGGGCGACCCGGCCTCCGCCCGCGAACAGCGCGGCATGGCCGGCGCCTCCGACGCGCTCAAGGCGGAGATGCTCGAACTCAATCTGGCCTACCAGGAGAAGTTCGGCCATGTCTTCCTGATCTGCGCCTCCGGCCGGACCGGGGAGCAGATGCGGGACGCGATCCGTAACCGGATCGACAACACGCCGGAACAGGAACGAGAGATCGTTCGGCGGGAACTCGGCAAGATCAACCGCATACGCCTGTCCCGTATCGCGGAACTCGCGGAAGGAGACGCAGCATGA
- a CDS encoding helix-turn-helix domain-containing protein, with the protein MTQPADHPFVQAVKPLVDAMGGQMVAPDQAQGDDVVLAWEGQDRVAVRLPHLSDSLDHILAELQRRHGMPLSELDRKTKQTVVRILETRGAFSVRHGVETVASALGVSRFTVYNYLNRENAAKGAD; encoded by the coding sequence GTGACGCAGCCCGCCGACCACCCCTTCGTTCAGGCGGTCAAGCCGCTGGTGGACGCGATGGGCGGCCAGATGGTCGCGCCGGACCAGGCCCAGGGTGACGATGTGGTGCTGGCCTGGGAGGGGCAGGACCGGGTGGCCGTACGGCTCCCGCATCTGTCGGACTCGCTCGACCACATCCTCGCCGAGCTGCAGCGTCGGCACGGCATGCCGCTGTCGGAGCTGGACCGCAAGACCAAGCAAACCGTCGTACGGATTCTGGAGACCCGTGGTGCCTTCTCCGTCCGGCACGGCGTGGAGACCGTCGCGAGCGCGCTAGGCGTCAGCCGCTTCACTGTTTACAACTATCTGAACAGGGAAAACGCCGCGAAGGGCGCCGACTGA
- a CDS encoding TIM barrel protein has product MGFTDTRFNVNLSILFTELPLLERPAAARAAGFTAVELWWPWVCAPVPEPAELDALREALDDAGVRLVGLNFYAGQLPGPDRGALSIPGEESDRFRANVPVAVRFGASLGCTAFNALYGNRVEGVDPAAQDALALENLAFAARAVGEVDGTLLIEALNAPESPTCPLVSAPKAIETVDAVNAATGLDNARFLMDLYHLSMNGEDLDAVIDAYTAKTAHVQIADNPGRGAPGTGTLDFPALLDRLKKNGYDGWIGLEYKPGNAPSASSFAWLPAPLRAAAS; this is encoded by the coding sequence ATGGGTTTCACGGACACGCGCTTCAACGTCAACCTGTCGATCCTGTTCACCGAGCTTCCGTTGCTGGAGCGGCCGGCGGCCGCGCGGGCGGCGGGGTTCACGGCGGTGGAGCTGTGGTGGCCGTGGGTCTGTGCCCCGGTCCCGGAACCCGCCGAGCTGGACGCGCTGCGCGAGGCCCTCGACGACGCCGGGGTGCGGCTGGTCGGCCTGAACTTCTACGCCGGGCAGCTGCCGGGCCCCGACCGCGGGGCCCTGTCGATCCCGGGGGAGGAGTCGGACAGGTTCCGCGCCAATGTGCCCGTGGCGGTCCGGTTCGGAGCGTCGCTGGGATGCACCGCCTTCAACGCCCTGTACGGCAACCGCGTCGAGGGCGTCGACCCGGCCGCGCAGGACGCGCTGGCGCTGGAGAACCTGGCCTTCGCCGCCCGTGCGGTGGGTGAGGTGGACGGGACACTGCTGATCGAGGCGCTCAACGCACCCGAGTCGCCCACATGCCCCCTGGTCTCCGCACCGAAGGCCATCGAGACCGTCGACGCGGTCAACGCCGCCACCGGGCTGGACAACGCCAGGTTCCTGATGGACCTGTACCACCTGTCGATGAACGGCGAGGACCTCGACGCGGTCATCGACGCCTACACGGCCAAGACCGCGCACGTCCAGATCGCCGACAACCCCGGCCGCGGCGCCCCCGGCACCGGCACCCTCGACTTCCCCGCCCTGCTCGACCGCCTGAAGAAGAACGGCTACGACGGCTGGATCGGCCTGGAATACAAGCCCGGAAACGCCCCCAGCGCCTCGTCCTTCGCCTGGCTGCCGGCCCCGCTGCGCGCGGCCGCCTCCTGA
- a CDS encoding 2-hydroxy-3-oxopropionate reductase has translation MSNLPKIAWIGLGIMGSPMAENLIKAGYQVTGYTLEQDKLDRLAAAGGTAAASIAEAVQDADVVITMVPASPQVEAIAYGPDGILDHARPGALLIDMSSITPQTSIDLAKNAGDKGIRVLDAPVSGGEAGAIEAVLSIMVGGQQADFDAARPLFDALGKTIVLCGPHGAGQTVKAANQLIVAVNIQACAEAVVFLEKSGVDLTAALDVLNGGLAGSTVLARKKDNFRTRDFTPGFRIDLHHKDMGIVTDAARTVGAALPVGSVVAQLVASLRAQGDGGLDHSALLRGVERLSGHTTGK, from the coding sequence ATGAGCAATCTCCCCAAGATCGCGTGGATCGGTCTGGGCATCATGGGCTCACCCATGGCCGAGAACCTGATCAAGGCCGGCTACCAGGTCACCGGCTACACCCTGGAGCAGGACAAACTCGACCGGCTCGCCGCCGCCGGCGGCACGGCGGCCGCCTCCATCGCCGAGGCGGTCCAGGACGCCGACGTGGTGATCACCATGGTCCCGGCCTCCCCGCAGGTCGAGGCCATCGCCTACGGCCCCGACGGCATCCTGGACCACGCCAGACCCGGCGCACTGCTGATCGACATGTCCTCGATCACCCCGCAGACCTCCATCGACCTGGCCAAGAACGCCGGCGACAAGGGCATCCGCGTCCTGGACGCCCCCGTCTCCGGCGGTGAGGCCGGCGCCATCGAGGCCGTCCTGTCGATCATGGTCGGCGGGCAGCAGGCCGACTTCGACGCCGCCCGGCCCCTCTTCGACGCCCTGGGCAAGACGATCGTGCTGTGCGGCCCGCACGGCGCCGGCCAGACCGTCAAGGCCGCCAACCAGCTCATCGTCGCCGTCAACATCCAAGCCTGCGCCGAAGCCGTCGTCTTCCTGGAGAAATCCGGCGTCGACCTCACCGCCGCCCTCGACGTCCTGAACGGCGGACTGGCCGGCTCCACCGTCCTCGCCCGCAAGAAGGACAACTTCCGCACCCGCGACTTCACGCCCGGCTTCCGCATCGACCTGCACCACAAGGACATGGGCATCGTCACCGACGCCGCCCGCACCGTCGGCGCCGCCCTCCCCGTCGGCAGCGTCGTCGCCCAGCTCGTCGCCTCCCTGCGCGCCCAGGGCGACGGCGGCCTGGACCACTCCGCCCTCCTCCGCGGCGTCGAACGCCTCTCCGGACACACCACCGGAAAGTGA
- a CDS encoding catalase — translation MSKPTLTTESGAPVADNQNSSTAGVGGPILLQDQHLLEKLARFNRERIPERVVHARGSGAYGYFEVTDDVTAFTRADFLSAVGKRTETFIRFSTVADNLGGPDAARDPRGFALKFYTEEGNYDLVGNNTPVFFIKDPLKFPDFIHSQKRDPFTGKQEPDNVWDFWAHAPEATHQVTWLMGDRGIPASYRHMNGYGSHTYQWTNAEGEAFFVKYHFKTNQGIRCLSSEQGAELAGKDPNSHQTDLLQSIERGVYPSWTLYVQIMPAAEAADYRFNPFDLTKVWPHADYPLQRVGRLVLDRNPDNVFAEVEQSAFSPNNFVPGIGPSPDKMLQGRLFAYADAHRYRLGVNHTQLPVNAPKATSADNYGRDGFMATNRYDRYAKNYEPNSYSGPVQTDVPLSAPLAVTGHVGTHEAPAHSKDDDFFQAGELYRLMSEDEKKRLVDNIAGGLSQVGRDDVIEKNLAHFHTADPDYGKRVEERVRELRED, via the coding sequence ATGTCGAAGCCCACGCTGACGACCGAGTCCGGCGCCCCGGTAGCCGACAACCAGAACTCCTCAACCGCCGGCGTCGGCGGCCCGATCCTCCTCCAGGACCAGCATCTGCTGGAGAAGCTCGCGCGCTTCAACCGCGAGCGCATCCCGGAGCGCGTCGTGCACGCCCGTGGCTCCGGCGCGTACGGCTACTTCGAGGTGACCGACGACGTCACCGCCTTCACCCGCGCCGACTTCCTGAGCGCCGTCGGCAAGCGGACCGAGACGTTCATCCGCTTCTCGACCGTCGCCGACAACCTCGGCGGCCCGGACGCGGCCCGCGACCCGCGCGGCTTCGCCCTGAAGTTCTACACCGAAGAGGGCAACTACGACCTCGTCGGCAACAACACCCCGGTGTTCTTCATCAAGGACCCCCTCAAGTTCCCCGACTTCATCCACTCGCAGAAGCGCGACCCCTTCACGGGCAAGCAGGAGCCGGACAACGTCTGGGACTTCTGGGCGCACGCCCCCGAGGCCACCCACCAGGTCACCTGGCTCATGGGCGACCGCGGCATCCCGGCCTCCTACCGCCATATGAACGGCTACGGCTCGCACACCTACCAGTGGACGAACGCCGAGGGCGAGGCGTTCTTCGTCAAGTACCACTTCAAGACCAACCAGGGCATCCGCTGCCTGAGCAGCGAGCAGGGCGCCGAGCTGGCCGGCAAGGACCCCAACAGCCACCAGACCGACCTGCTGCAGTCCATCGAGCGCGGCGTCTACCCCTCGTGGACCCTCTACGTGCAGATCATGCCGGCGGCCGAGGCGGCGGACTACCGCTTCAACCCGTTCGACCTGACGAAGGTGTGGCCGCACGCCGACTACCCGCTGCAGCGCGTCGGCCGGCTGGTCCTGGACCGCAACCCGGACAACGTCTTCGCCGAGGTCGAGCAGTCGGCGTTCTCGCCGAACAACTTCGTGCCCGGCATCGGCCCGTCCCCGGACAAGATGCTCCAGGGCCGGCTGTTCGCCTACGCCGACGCGCACCGCTACCGCCTGGGCGTCAACCACACCCAGCTGCCGGTGAACGCCCCCAAGGCGACCTCGGCCGACAACTACGGCCGGGACGGCTTCATGGCCACCAACCGCTACGACCGGTACGCCAAGAACTACGAGCCCAACTCCTACAGCGGCCCGGTGCAGACCGACGTGCCGCTCTCCGCTCCGCTCGCCGTCACCGGCCACGTCGGTACGCACGAGGCTCCGGCGCACTCCAAGGACGACGACTTCTTCCAGGCCGGTGAGCTCTACCGGCTGATGTCGGAGGACGAGAAGAAGCGCCTGGTCGACAACATCGCCGGCGGCCTCTCCCAGGTCGGCCGCGACGATGTGATCGAGAAGAACCTCGCCCACTTCCACACCGCCGACCCGGACTACGGCAAGCGCGTCGAGGAGCGGGTCCGCGAGCTGCGCGAGGACTGA
- a CDS encoding GNAT family N-acetyltransferase: protein MIIRTPSLAELPLLRDIERAAGEPFRPLGMARIADDEPPSVAELTRHQRVARVLAAYDSCDFCDACGRDDTHGRSDAHGRDDAPASSVDGPPVGYLLWEPVDGCTHIEQVSVRPDHAHRGIGRALIDRAMLDSRAAALTLTTFAEVPWNAPYYTRIGFRVLPDSELNPGLRAIRAREAELGLDRWPRVSMRRSAVGDPAGA from the coding sequence ATGATCATTCGTACCCCGTCCCTCGCCGAACTGCCCCTGCTGCGTGACATCGAGCGGGCCGCCGGGGAGCCGTTCCGCCCCCTCGGGATGGCGAGGATCGCGGACGATGAACCGCCCTCGGTAGCGGAGTTGACGCGGCATCAGCGAGTGGCACGCGTACTGGCCGCGTACGACTCCTGCGACTTCTGCGACGCCTGCGGCCGCGATGACACCCACGGCCGCTCTGATGCCCACGGCCGTGACGATGCCCCCGCTTCGTCCGTCGATGGACCGCCGGTCGGCTATCTGCTGTGGGAGCCGGTCGACGGATGCACGCATATCGAGCAGGTTTCGGTACGCCCCGACCACGCCCACCGCGGCATCGGCCGAGCCCTCATCGACCGCGCGATGCTGGACAGCCGGGCGGCGGCACTGACACTGACCACCTTCGCCGAGGTGCCGTGGAACGCGCCGTACTACACCCGGATCGGCTTCCGGGTGCTCCCGGACTCCGAACTCAACCCGGGCCTGCGGGCCATCCGCGCCCGGGAGGCGGAGCTGGGGCTGGACCGGTGGCCGAGGGTGAGTATGCGGCGGTCGGCGGTCGGGGATCCGGCCGGGGCGTAG
- a CDS encoding AMP-binding protein → MSQPQPELSYASGVAERPLLGHTIGADLARAIARFGDREALVEVASGRRWTYTELGRAVDEVALGLLAKGVGKGDRVGIWAPNCAEWVFVQYATARIGAILVNVNPAYRVHELAYVLRQAGITVLVSAVHHKTSDYRRMIEQVRAESPALRDVVYIGDRTWGGLLAAGAGVPHTRLAECEKTLTADDPVNIQYTSGTTGFPKGATLSHHNILNNGYWVGETLGYTEHDRVCLPVPFYHCFGMVMGNLGATSHGACIVVPAPAFDPAATLQAVQDERCTSLYGVPTMFIAELNHPDFGSYDLSSLRTGIMAGSPCPEEVMKRVVAEMHMAEVSICYGMTETSPVSTQTRRDDDLEHRTATVGRVLPHIEVKVVDPVSGVTVPRGTPGELCTRGYSVMLGYWEEPDRTAEAVDAARWMHTGDLAVMNDDGYVRIVGRIKDMIIRGGENVYPREVEEFLHSHPKIADVQVVGVPDEKYGEEIAASVILRDPEVPLTRDELARYCRSRLAHFKVPRYLDIVDTFPMTVSGKVRKVELRERLAEELGRTARA, encoded by the coding sequence ATGAGCCAGCCGCAGCCAGAGCTGTCCTACGCGAGCGGAGTCGCCGAGCGGCCGCTGCTCGGCCACACCATCGGCGCCGATCTGGCCCGCGCCATCGCCCGGTTCGGCGACCGCGAGGCGCTGGTCGAGGTGGCGAGCGGCCGCCGCTGGACGTATACCGAACTGGGCCGCGCCGTCGACGAGGTGGCGCTCGGGCTGCTCGCCAAGGGCGTCGGCAAGGGCGACCGGGTGGGCATCTGGGCGCCCAACTGCGCCGAGTGGGTCTTCGTCCAGTACGCCACCGCCCGCATCGGCGCGATCCTCGTCAACGTCAACCCGGCCTACCGGGTGCACGAGTTGGCGTATGTCCTGCGGCAGGCCGGCATCACCGTCCTGGTCTCCGCCGTCCACCACAAGACCAGCGACTACCGCCGGATGATCGAGCAGGTACGGGCCGAGAGCCCGGCGCTGCGCGATGTGGTCTACATCGGGGACCGGACCTGGGGCGGACTGCTGGCCGCCGGGGCCGGCGTCCCGCACACCCGGCTCGCCGAGTGCGAGAAGACCCTGACCGCCGACGACCCGGTCAACATTCAGTACACCTCCGGCACCACCGGCTTCCCCAAGGGCGCCACCCTCTCCCACCACAACATCCTCAACAACGGCTACTGGGTGGGTGAGACCCTCGGCTACACCGAACACGACCGGGTGTGCCTGCCGGTCCCCTTCTACCACTGCTTCGGCATGGTCATGGGCAACCTCGGCGCCACCTCGCACGGGGCCTGCATCGTCGTCCCGGCCCCCGCCTTCGACCCCGCCGCCACCCTCCAGGCCGTCCAGGACGAACGCTGCACCTCGCTCTACGGCGTCCCCACGATGTTCATCGCCGAACTCAACCACCCCGACTTCGGCTCGTACGACCTCTCCTCGCTCCGTACGGGCATCATGGCGGGCTCGCCGTGCCCGGAGGAGGTGATGAAGCGGGTGGTTGCCGAGATGCACATGGCCGAGGTGTCCATCTGTTACGGCATGACCGAGACATCGCCGGTCTCCACCCAGACCCGCCGCGACGACGACCTGGAGCATCGCACCGCCACCGTCGGACGGGTGCTCCCGCACATCGAGGTGAAGGTCGTCGACCCGGTGAGCGGCGTGACCGTGCCACGCGGCACACCGGGCGAACTGTGCACCCGTGGCTACAGCGTGATGCTCGGCTACTGGGAGGAGCCGGACCGCACCGCCGAGGCCGTCGACGCCGCACGGTGGATGCACACCGGCGACCTCGCGGTGATGAACGACGACGGCTATGTCCGGATCGTCGGCCGGATCAAAGATATGATCATCAGGGGCGGTGAGAACGTCTACCCGCGGGAGGTCGAGGAGTTCCTGCACTCCCATCCCAAGATCGCCGATGTCCAGGTCGTCGGCGTTCCGGATGAGAAGTACGGCGAGGAGATCGCCGCCAGTGTCATCCTCCGCGACCCCGAAGTCCCGCTGACCCGCGATGAGCTGGCCCGCTACTGCCGCTCCCGGCTCGCCCACTTCAAGGTCCCGCGCTATCTCGACATCGTCGACACCTTCCCGATGACGGTCAGCGGCAAGGTCCGCAAGGTGGAGCTGCGGGAGCGGCTGGCGGAGGAACTGGGGCGGACGGCGCGGGCGTAG
- a CDS encoding cation:proton antiporter, with product MPMHQAHGPTPVVALTGLAVILLCGIALVPVCRRLRQPVIIGEIAVGILLGPSVLGQMPGDLPHLLFPDEVRPYLGVIAEIGIVFFLFAAGWELDLGALRGRGRAVVAVSVSSMALPLLCVTATAFAVQAVHPALPARHVHPLAFSLFVGTALSITAFSVLARVLHENRLHNSPVGTMTTAAAGVGEVFAWCGVTAVIALGSGGGTGQIARTAAELVCYGLVMAFLIRPVLRRLADRMDLAQHHSLALAVVSAGLFLSAGVTAWIGVHAALGAFAFGVAMPRHQDPATRQAIVAPLQQMGSLLLAAFFVVTGLSADLTTLSGLGVLSAVLLLVAAWVGKFSGAALAHRAFGANWRESAAVGVLLNCRGVTELVVLAMGRQAGLIGDKLFTMLVLIALLTTAAVTPLTGLLTAPSGGTGPHSVCPPLEQGWNSNRAPPPHHRGARPCGLGRGRTGPRPSSSRRN from the coding sequence ATGCCCATGCACCAGGCCCACGGGCCCACCCCCGTCGTCGCCCTCACCGGCCTCGCCGTGATCCTGCTGTGCGGGATCGCCCTCGTCCCCGTGTGCAGACGGCTGCGTCAGCCCGTCATCATCGGTGAGATCGCCGTCGGCATCCTGCTCGGGCCCAGCGTGCTCGGCCAGATGCCCGGCGACCTGCCGCATCTGCTCTTCCCCGACGAAGTGCGCCCCTACCTGGGCGTGATCGCCGAAATCGGCATCGTCTTCTTCCTGTTCGCCGCGGGCTGGGAACTCGACCTCGGTGCCCTGCGCGGACGCGGCCGCGCCGTCGTGGCCGTCTCCGTCTCCTCCATGGCCCTTCCCCTGCTGTGCGTCACCGCGACCGCCTTCGCCGTCCAGGCCGTCCACCCCGCTCTCCCCGCCCGCCACGTACACCCGCTCGCCTTCTCGCTCTTCGTCGGCACCGCCCTGTCCATCACCGCCTTTTCCGTCCTCGCCCGTGTCCTGCACGAGAACCGGCTGCACAACTCACCGGTCGGCACCATGACGACGGCCGCGGCGGGGGTGGGCGAGGTCTTCGCCTGGTGCGGGGTCACCGCCGTCATCGCCCTGGGCAGCGGGGGCGGAACGGGCCAGATCGCCCGCACCGCCGCCGAACTCGTCTGCTACGGCCTGGTCATGGCCTTCCTGATCCGCCCCGTGCTGCGCCGGCTCGCCGACCGCATGGACCTCGCTCAGCACCACTCGCTCGCGCTCGCCGTCGTCAGCGCCGGGCTCTTTCTCTCCGCCGGCGTCACCGCCTGGATCGGCGTGCACGCGGCCCTCGGCGCCTTCGCCTTCGGCGTCGCCATGCCCCGCCATCAGGATCCCGCCACCCGCCAGGCCATCGTCGCTCCCCTCCAGCAGATGGGCTCCCTCCTGCTCGCCGCGTTCTTCGTGGTCACCGGCCTGTCCGCCGACCTGACGACGCTCAGCGGCCTGGGCGTCCTCAGCGCCGTGCTCCTGCTGGTCGCCGCCTGGGTGGGCAAGTTCTCCGGCGCCGCCCTGGCCCACCGGGCCTTCGGCGCCAACTGGCGGGAGTCGGCGGCTGTCGGCGTCCTGCTCAACTGCCGCGGCGTAACGGAACTCGTCGTCCTCGCCATGGGCCGTCAGGCCGGACTGATCGGCGACAAGCTGTTCACGATGCTCGTCCTGATCGCACTGCTGACCACCGCCGCCGTCACCCCCCTCACCGGCCTGCTCACCGCACCGAGCGGGGGCACCGGCCCCCACAGCGTGTGCCCGCCCCTCGAACAGGGCTGGAACAGCAACCGGGCTCCGCCGCCCCACCACAGGGGCGCTAGGCCCTGTGGGCTGGGTCGCGGCCGGACAGGCCCCAGACCCAGCTCGTCCCGGCGAAACTGA